The genomic window CACAGGCATCGACATCGTGAAGACGCAGATCATGGTGGCGGCGGGCGAAAAGCTCCCGTTCACGCAGCGCCAGATCGAAATGCGCGGCCACGCCATCGAGTGCCGCATCAACGCCGAAGACGCCTGGAAGTTCACGCCGTCGCCGGGCCGCATCACCATGTGGCACCCGCCGGGCGGCCCCGGGGTGCGCGTCGATTCGCATGCGTACACCAACTACTTCGTGCCGCCTAACTACGACTCGATGATCGGCAAGATCATTGTGTATGGCGACACGCGCGAGCAGGCCATGGCGCGCATGCGCACGGCGCTGAACGAAACCGTGATCGAAGGCATCCAGACCAACATTCCGCTTCACCGCGAACTGATGGTCGACGCCAAGTTCATGAGCGGCGGCACCAACATCCACTACCTGGAAGAGTGGCTCGCTGCCCACAAGCGCTGAACAGAGAGCACCGGACGCCACCATGTTTGAACTTCGCCTGATGGCGCCGGAAGACCGGGTCGAAATGCTCAGTGATGCGCTCGACGCACTCGATGCGCTGAGCGTTTCGGTGGAAGACGCCGATGCGCAGACCGATGCCGAGCAGGCGCTGTTCGGCGAGCCCGGCATGCCGCCGCCCAAGGAGGGCTGGCAGCGGTCGCGCGTCATTGCGCTGTTTGCCGACGAAGCACTCGCAAACGAGGCCGCATCGGTGCTCGCGCTGCAAGACTTCTTCGAAGGTTGCGAGGTGCTCGGCGTGGCGCCGGTGCCCGATCAAGACTGGGTGCGGCTCACGCAGTCGCAATTCGCGCCGGTCGAGATCACGCCCGAGTTCTGGATCGTGCCCACGTGGCATGAGCCGCCCGAGCAAGCCAGGCAGTTGATCAGGCTGGACCCGGGGCTTGCCTTCGGCACCGGCACGCATCCCACCACCCGCATGTGCCTGCGCTGGATTGCGAAGCAGGGCGAGGGTGCATTCAGAAACCAGCGCGTGCTCGACTACGGCTGCGGCTCCGGCATTCTTGCCATTGGCGCGGCCAAGTTCGGCGCGCTCGATATCGACGCCGTGGACATCGACGAGGCCGCCGTTTCGTCGACGCGCCTCAATGCCGAAGCCAATGGTGTGCGCCTGAATGCCGGCCTGCCGGAAGCGGCGAAAGGCAGCTACGACACGGTACTGGCCAACATCCTCGCGACGCCGCTCAAGGTGCTTGCGCCCTTGCTGCGCAGCCACGTGGCGCCGGGCGGATCGCTGGTGCTCGCAGGCATTCTCGAGCGGCAGGCCGACGAGCTGAAGCAGGCCTATGCGCCTTATGCCGCGCTCGAGGTCAGCGACAGCGAGGACGGCTGGATTCTCATGACGGCTCGCTGCTGAGCAGCGCGGCCGGGATTTCGCACCGCCGCGCACCGCTCGCGAGGCGGGGGCTCAACCCTACAATCGCCCGGTCATGAGCCTTGTCACGCGTTGCCCCGCCTGTGCCACCACCTTCAAGGTGGTGCGCGACCAGCTTCGCATCTCAGATGGCTGGGTGCGTTGCGGCCGCTGCAGCCATGTGTTCGACGCCACGCTCGATCTGCATGAGTCGCCGGACGGTGTCCCGGGTCCGGCGACCCCGCCTCCGCCGGAGCCTTCTGCCAAAACCGAAGCGGAGCCCGGGCCGTCCGAACAGCATCCTTCACCGGCCGAGCAGGCTGTGCCGGAGTCTTCGAGCGCCCCGGACGACGCGGATTTCTTCGACGACGAATCGGAGCATGACGAAGCGTCGGACGCCGCCCCTTCGGCGTCGCCTGCAGAGACGGACGAGCTTCTGCCGCCTGCACCGCTTCCCGAGACCCGGCCTGCGCCGGCGCCAAGCCCTG from Variovorax paradoxus includes these protein-coding regions:
- the prmA gene encoding 50S ribosomal protein L11 methyltransferase, encoding MFELRLMAPEDRVEMLSDALDALDALSVSVEDADAQTDAEQALFGEPGMPPPKEGWQRSRVIALFADEALANEAASVLALQDFFEGCEVLGVAPVPDQDWVRLTQSQFAPVEITPEFWIVPTWHEPPEQARQLIRLDPGLAFGTGTHPTTRMCLRWIAKQGEGAFRNQRVLDYGCGSGILAIGAAKFGALDIDAVDIDEAAVSSTRLNAEANGVRLNAGLPEAAKGSYDTVLANILATPLKVLAPLLRSHVAPGGSLVLAGILERQADELKQAYAPYAALEVSDSEDGWILMTARC